From the genome of Carassius gibelio isolate Cgi1373 ecotype wild population from Czech Republic chromosome A16, carGib1.2-hapl.c, whole genome shotgun sequence, one region includes:
- the LOC128030035 gene encoding apolipoprotein C-I, with amino-acid sequence MIIRQLSTAIKGQAICGTLQSQPNSLEDCRKGKITKMKLYLAAAVLMLVLAVHTEAQDEPTLEQQFAKFQTKVMELTEDLTQKTKTTFEELEKNELVIKTRNWLTEQFEAMKDKIAASII; translated from the exons ATGATAATACGTCAGCTCAGTACCGCTATAAAGGGCCAAGCCATCTGTGGGACATTACAATCTCAACCCAATTCTCTCGAGGACTGCAGGAAAG GAAAAATTACAAAGATGAAACTGTACCTGGCTGCAGCCGTGCTGATGCTTGTGCTTGCTGTGCACACAG AGGCCCAGGATGAGCCCACACTGGAACAGCAATTTGCCAAATTCCAGACCAAGGTGATGGAGCTTACAGAAGACCTGACGCAGAAGACCAAGACCACCTTCGAAGAGCTTGAAAAGAACGAGCTTGTCATTAAAACcag GAACTGGCTTACTGAGCAGTTTGAGGCGATGAAGGATAAGATAGCCGCATCCATTATTTAA
- the LOC128030107 gene encoding apolipoprotein C-II — protein MNKLLVITFVIAVLALGAESFRVPRQVEEEKGTIATVVDTLKSYYDQSIDTASGYVETIKGYKPYEKAKNLYADTVQAVSTYAGIFNDQLYHILYPQDSP, from the exons ATGAACAAGCTACTGGTTATCACATTTGTCATTGCTGTCCTTGCTCTGG GAGCAGAGAGCTTCCGCGTGCCCAGGCAGGTTGAGGAGGAGAAGGGAACCATTGCCACTGTGGTGGACACACTTAAGTCCTACTATGACCAGAGTATTGACACTGCCAGCGGCTATGTAGAGACCATCAAGGGGTACAAACCGTACGAGAAAGCCAA GAACCTGTATGCAGACACAGTTCAAGCTGTCAGCACCTACGCTGGCATCTTCAACGACCAGCTATACCACATTTTGTACCCTCAAGACAGCCCCTAA